One part of the Nitrosopumilus sp. genome encodes these proteins:
- a CDS encoding PUA domain-containing protein codes for MDQILKLRYSLDALFGNGVSKYLPKNIEMIFSRKTGRIRTVLHEGKLLCTLRIDGGLAISPYFAQILLKSKTFKENCVEINKDAAPFVMDGKSVFCKHVVWCGNKVRISADTPVLFKGRVIAVGKAVLSHEMISDFNRGVAIKVRDSLKSPKEAIES; via the coding sequence GTGGATCAAATTCTCAAACTCCGATATTCACTTGATGCATTATTTGGAAATGGAGTATCAAAATATTTACCAAAAAATATTGAAATGATATTTTCTAGAAAGACCGGAAGAATCCGAACTGTTTTGCATGAGGGAAAATTATTGTGTACTTTGAGAATTGATGGTGGCTTAGCAATTAGTCCTTATTTTGCTCAAATTTTATTGAAAAGTAAAACATTCAAAGAAAATTGTGTGGAAATAAACAAGGATGCTGCTCCTTTTGTAATGGATGGAAAATCAGTATTTTGTAAACATGTAGTATGGTGTGGAAATAAAGTTAGAATTTCTGCTGATACCCCTGTATTGTTCAAGGGTAGAGTAATTGCAGTGGGTAAGGCTGTTTTGTCCCATGAGATGATTTCTGATTTTAATAGAGGTGTGGCAATAAAGGTCAGAGATAGTTTAAAAAGTCCAAAGGAGGCAATAGAATCATGA
- a CDS encoding nascent polypeptide-associated complex protein has protein sequence MMRGGNREMRRMMDKMGLDMNELSNVQEVIIKTDKKEIIITKPSVTEMKAKDNSIFTVTADSYEERELEVPIFSEEDIQLVSQQAGVDEEKAKNALEEAKGDLARAILLLTSG, from the coding sequence ATGATGCGAGGAGGTAATCGTGAAATGCGAAGAATGATGGATAAGATGGGTCTAGACATGAATGAACTATCAAATGTTCAAGAGGTAATAATCAAAACTGACAAGAAAGAGATCATTATCACAAAACCCTCCGTTACTGAAATGAAAGCAAAAGATAATTCGATTTTTACAGTAACTGCAGATAGCTATGAAGAAAGAGAATTGGAAGTTCCAATTTTCTCAGAAGAGGACATTCAACTTGTGAGTCAACAGGCTGGAGTTGATGAAGAAAAGGCCAAAAATGCTTTAGAGGAGGCCAAAGGCGATCTTGCTAGAGCAATCTTGCTTTTGACAAGTGGATAA
- a CDS encoding UbiD family decarboxylase: MSDLRNYISQIKKINDLKIIKRKVSTKFEIAGITAKVDGSHAVLFENIKESNFHLVANLVGTRKRFALAMGGTENNIHAKIISAIKKAKHPRIIPSGKFLENKSKNLFSMPIVTHFEKESGPFITSSVAYAKNPETGKQNSSFHRMMPIDKTHFTIRMVEGRHLHRCFVDAKEHGEDLKIAITVGVHPAILIAGAYQAEWGKDEIDIANSLLGGKLTLTKLPFSGLNVPSGSEIVMEGKILRDKTHPEWMVEMLQTYDHKRSQPVFELENLFFRTNPIFHDVLSGYSEHRLLMGMPIESKLNGELKKAFPQTLKVSMTNGGCNWLHAVVQIKKKSDSDPKKIIKKTFDSHRSLKQVTVVDEDIDPTSAESVEYAMATRFQADKDLMILKKVRGSSLDPSSNQKKLQTAKMGIDATRSLSKRPEGFELAKIPKINKINLEKYIQ, translated from the coding sequence ATGAGTGATTTAAGAAATTATATTTCTCAAATTAAAAAGATCAACGATCTTAAAATAATAAAAAGAAAAGTTTCGACAAAATTCGAAATAGCCGGCATTACTGCAAAAGTTGATGGTTCACATGCTGTATTGTTTGAAAATATTAAAGAAAGCAATTTTCATTTAGTTGCAAATTTAGTGGGAACCAGGAAACGATTTGCTTTAGCAATGGGCGGGACTGAAAATAATATACACGCAAAAATTATTTCGGCAATTAAAAAAGCCAAACATCCAAGAATTATCCCTTCAGGAAAATTCTTGGAAAACAAGTCAAAAAATCTCTTTTCTATGCCTATTGTGACTCATTTTGAAAAAGAATCTGGCCCTTTTATCACATCTTCTGTGGCTTATGCCAAAAACCCTGAAACTGGAAAACAAAATTCTTCATTTCATAGAATGATGCCAATTGATAAAACTCATTTTACAATTAGAATGGTGGAAGGACGTCATCTTCACAGATGTTTCGTTGACGCAAAAGAACATGGAGAAGATCTCAAAATTGCAATCACAGTAGGTGTTCATCCAGCAATTTTGATTGCAGGCGCATATCAAGCAGAATGGGGAAAAGATGAAATTGATATTGCAAATTCGCTTTTAGGCGGAAAACTTACTTTGACGAAACTTCCTTTTTCAGGGTTGAATGTGCCATCAGGTTCCGAAATTGTAATGGAAGGAAAAATTCTGCGCGACAAAACTCATCCTGAATGGATGGTTGAAATGCTTCAAACATATGATCATAAAAGATCTCAGCCTGTTTTTGAACTTGAAAATTTATTCTTTAGAACCAACCCTATTTTCCATGATGTCCTATCTGGATATTCTGAACATAGGTTACTGATGGGAATGCCAATTGAATCTAAGCTAAATGGTGAATTAAAAAAAGCATTTCCTCAAACACTCAAGGTTTCTATGACTAATGGTGGATGTAATTGGCTACATGCAGTTGTGCAAATTAAAAAGAAAAGCGATTCCGATCCTAAGAAAATAATTAAAAAGACATTTGATTCACATCGTTCATTAAAGCAAGTAACTGTAGTTGATGAAGACATTGATCCTACTAGTGCAGAATCAGTAGAGTATGCTATGGCTACAAGATTTCAAGCTGATAAAGATTTAATGATTCTTAAGAAAGTTCGTGGCTCAAGCCTTGATCCTTCAAGTAATCAAAAGAAATTACAAACTGCTAAAATGGGAATTGATGCAACACGCTCTCTTTCTAAACGTCCAGAGGGCTTTGAATTAGCTAAAATCCCAAAAATCAATAAAATCAATCTAGAAAAATATATCCAATAA
- a CDS encoding acyl-CoA thioesterase: protein MSSKNSQIREKSPSESHAEVIVRMFPSDANPAGNVFGGEILKHIDMVAGIVAQRHSQSNAVTVSMDSVNFLKPVFVGNVLKLNARINYVHNSSMEIEVKAEAEDIVTGIRTLTGTAFVTFVALDKNGKPTHVPKLALKTDEDRAKFEEGKLRMEKRLRKRQK from the coding sequence ATGTCTTCTAAAAATTCCCAAATACGTGAAAAAAGTCCCTCAGAATCACATGCAGAAGTAATAGTTAGGATGTTTCCTTCTGATGCAAACCCTGCAGGAAATGTGTTTGGTGGTGAAATTCTAAAACATATTGACATGGTTGCAGGAATTGTGGCTCAGCGACATTCTCAATCAAATGCTGTTACTGTGTCTATGGACAGTGTCAATTTTCTAAAGCCTGTGTTTGTAGGAAATGTTCTCAAATTAAATGCAAGAATTAACTATGTACATAACTCCTCAATGGAAATTGAAGTAAAAGCCGAAGCTGAGGATATTGTAACAGGAATAAGGACTCTAACTGGAACTGCTTTTGTTACATTTGTAGCTCTAGATAAAAATGGAAAACCAACACATGTTCCAAAATTAGCTCTTAAAACAGATGAGGATAGAGCCAAATTTGAGGAAGGTAAACTCAGAATGGAAAAACGTCTAAGAAAGCGTCAAAAATAA
- a CDS encoding DUF5679 domain-containing protein, with protein sequence MDKWADYLISKVSYDSDHLISVAIRHQDTEQGITEGKPIDRLTIASDIKNGLLYITIYNGKNSWKKGHKIKTFSISGTPYLRIDGNKVKLDYLGDIQELLIPEYDFSEQLESHQEPITEPEEEATPEQLARLEQLEKQIEQLESHQEPITEPETLPSPRGSLPKDSTEELPQELDLAPEPITEPETLPSPRGSLPKDSTEELPQELDLAPEPITEPETLPSPRGSLPKDSTEELPQELDLAPEPITEPEEEEATPEQLARLEQLEKQIEQLESHQEPITEPEEEEATQEQLTQLNDLQQQIDELENILSSNLNLSSGKSSKQIPKIKKSKKPEDTNIEQKIIRTLQKQNQKLDNIEKKLHNSTIEKTLESNSLDAYCVKCKTKRNIENPEETVMKNGRPAIRGICAVCKCKVFRIIKTKKN encoded by the coding sequence ATGGATAAATGGGCTGACTATTTAATTTCTAAAGTCAGTTATGACTCAGATCATTTGATCTCTGTTGCAATCCGTCATCAAGATACTGAGCAAGGAATTACAGAAGGCAAGCCCATAGATCGTTTGACCATTGCCTCTGATATTAAGAACGGTTTACTCTACATTACAATTTACAATGGGAAAAATTCCTGGAAAAAAGGACACAAAATTAAAACATTCTCAATTAGCGGTACTCCATATCTACGAATTGATGGAAATAAAGTAAAATTAGATTATCTTGGAGATATACAAGAATTATTGATTCCTGAATATGATTTTTCCGAACAATTAGAATCACATCAAGAACCAATCACAGAGCCAGAAGAGGAAGCAACACCGGAGCAATTAGCTAGATTAGAACAATTAGAAAAACAAATTGAACAATTAGAATCACATCAAGAACCAATCACAGAGCCAGAAACTCTTCCCAGTCCTAGAGGTTCATTACCGAAAGATTCCACAGAAGAGCTCCCTCAAGAACTAGATCTTGCACCAGAACCAATCACAGAGCCAGAAACTCTTCCCAGTCCTAGAGGTTCATTACCGAAAGATTCCACAGAAGAGCTCCCTCAAGAACTAGATCTTGCACCAGAACCAATCACAGAGCCAGAAACTCTTCCCAGTCCTAGAGGTTCATTACCGAAAGATTCCACAGAAGAGCTCCCTCAAGAACTAGATCTTGCACCAGAACCAATCACAGAGCCAGAAGAGGAGGAAGCAACACCGGAGCAATTAGCTAGATTAGAACAATTAGAAAAACAAATTGAACAATTAGAATCACATCAAGAACCAATCACAGAGCCAGAAGAGGAGGAAGCAACACAGGAACAATTAACCCAATTAAATGATTTACAACAACAAATTGATGAATTAGAAAATATATTGTCATCTAATCTAAATTTATCTTCAGGTAAATCATCTAAACAAATTCCTAAAATTAAGAAATCAAAAAAACCTGAAGACACAAATATTGAACAAAAAATAATTCGTACTTTACAAAAACAAAATCAAAAACTTGATAATATTGAGAAAAAACTTCATAACTCAACAATTGAAAAAACTCTTGAATCTAATTCACTTGATGCTTATTGTGTAAAATGTAAAACAAAAAGAAATATTGAAAATCCTGAAGAGACTGTAATGAAAAATGGTAGACCAGCAATACGTGGAATATGTGCTGTTTGTAAATGTAAAGTTTTCAGAATCATAAAAACTAAAAAAAATTAA
- the cyoE gene encoding heme o synthase, whose translation MQKQKSESRVAVYYELTKPKIWYLLVFTAFGAALTASNIYDIEISPATWLLMLFSVAAGSAAANTLTNYHDRDIDAIMERTKGRPLPSKRIYPAEKARNFGLVLAGISLVLAFGISFTTTLEQGAWATAFIAFGLVNNILVYSYVLKRNSRTNIILGGLCGGSPPMIGWVAVSMSDLWTMGLAMAGLVFIWIPMHIWALTLHFKDDYNKVNVPMLTAVQSEKTSARAIAGSTVVMVLFSIAPFFITTENGDSMVGSVYLWTAIVSGALMIALSIWVIVKPMEKASWTLFKFSSPYLAVLFIALMVDSAL comes from the coding sequence TTGCAAAAGCAAAAATCTGAATCAAGAGTTGCAGTATATTATGAATTAACAAAGCCAAAGATCTGGTATTTACTTGTCTTTACTGCATTTGGTGCAGCATTAACAGCATCTAATATTTATGATATTGAAATTTCTCCTGCAACTTGGTTACTAATGTTGTTTTCAGTTGCAGCAGGCTCGGCCGCTGCTAATACTTTAACAAATTATCATGATAGGGATATTGATGCTATTATGGAAAGAACAAAGGGTAGGCCACTTCCATCAAAAAGGATCTATCCTGCTGAAAAAGCAAGAAATTTTGGATTAGTATTAGCAGGCATATCATTAGTTTTAGCATTCGGAATTTCTTTTACTACTACTTTAGAACAAGGTGCATGGGCAACTGCATTCATTGCGTTTGGATTAGTAAATAATATTCTAGTTTACTCTTATGTACTAAAACGAAATTCAAGAACCAATATAATTTTAGGAGGTTTGTGTGGAGGTTCACCTCCAATGATTGGTTGGGTAGCTGTAAGTATGTCAGATTTATGGACGATGGGTTTAGCAATGGCAGGATTAGTGTTTATTTGGATTCCAATGCACATATGGGCTTTGACATTACATTTCAAGGATGATTATAACAAAGTAAATGTCCCGATGCTAACTGCAGTTCAATCAGAAAAAACATCTGCAAGAGCAATTGCAGGATCAACTGTGGTCATGGTATTATTTTCAATTGCGCCATTTTTCATTACTACCGAAAATGGAGATTCAATGGTAGGTAGTGTATATCTATGGACTGCGATTGTATCAGGCGCATTAATGATTGCTTTGTCAATATGGGTAATTGTAAAGCCTATGGAGAAAGCTTCATGGACTTTGTTCAAATTTTCTAGTCCATATTTGGCAGTATTGTTTATTGCACTAATGGTAGATTCTGCTCTATAA
- a CDS encoding Lrp/AsnC family transcriptional regulator has product MIERFTIDVNDAELGYNVKALTGINMDTKNRDHIIEELFKIDGVREVAEVTGRFDILVTMYSKSLDQMHKMISERIGRIEGIQSSESFIEMKSRMKAMPYMPSKGSD; this is encoded by the coding sequence TTGATTGAACGTTTTACTATTGATGTAAATGATGCTGAACTTGGATATAATGTAAAAGCATTAACTGGGATTAATATGGATACAAAAAATCGCGATCACATTATAGAAGAATTATTCAAAATAGATGGAGTAAGAGAAGTAGCTGAAGTTACAGGAAGATTTGACATTTTAGTAACTATGTATTCAAAATCATTAGATCAGATGCATAAAATGATCTCAGAGCGAATTGGTAGAATTGAAGGAATACAGTCTTCAGAATCATTTATTGAGATGAAATCACGAATGAAAGCAATGCCATATATGCCATCAAAGGGTAGTGACTAG
- the asd gene encoding aspartate-semialdehyde dehydrogenase: MAKKRVAIIGVTGSVGQEFVQSLNNHPWFEVTQIAASERSAGKKYLDAIKDSSGIVAWDVGGEIPEYIKEMTVKSIDELDVSQLDLVFSAVESEAARDIETKMAVDLPVISTSSAYRYENDVPILIPGINDEQTELLDIQKKNRNWKGWVAPLPNCTTTGLAITLKPLLEKYGAKKVMMTSMQAISGGGKSGVSAMGITDNIIPYIPKEEGKVRQETRKILGKLKDGKIEEADIRISCTCTRVPVIDGHTESVFVETTKEIDPARAKETYNQCNKDISVIGLPSAPKDYYAFHEDPTRPQPRMERTVGDGMTTTIGRVEKEELFDNGLKYMLFSHNKKMGSAKGAVLLAEMLYKKGKI, encoded by the coding sequence ATGGCTAAAAAAAGGGTTGCAATTATTGGAGTTACAGGTTCTGTTGGTCAGGAATTTGTTCAGTCATTAAATAATCATCCATGGTTTGAAGTAACTCAAATTGCAGCGTCTGAACGTTCTGCAGGCAAGAAATACCTAGATGCAATAAAGGATTCAAGTGGAATTGTTGCATGGGATGTAGGTGGAGAAATCCCAGAATACATCAAAGAAATGACAGTAAAATCAATTGATGAATTAGATGTATCACAATTAGATTTGGTATTTTCTGCTGTTGAATCTGAAGCTGCAAGAGACATTGAGACTAAAATGGCAGTTGATTTACCTGTTATCTCAACTAGTTCAGCTTATAGATACGAAAACGATGTACCTATTCTAATTCCAGGAATTAATGATGAGCAGACAGAATTACTTGATATTCAAAAAAAGAATAGAAATTGGAAAGGTTGGGTAGCACCTCTTCCAAACTGTACAACCACAGGTTTAGCAATTACATTAAAACCATTACTTGAAAAATATGGTGCAAAAAAAGTCATGATGACTTCAATGCAGGCCATTTCAGGTGGTGGAAAATCAGGTGTGTCGGCTATGGGAATAACAGATAACATAATTCCATACATTCCGAAAGAAGAAGGAAAGGTAAGACAAGAAACCAGAAAAATTTTAGGTAAACTAAAAGACGGAAAAATTGAAGAAGCAGACATTAGAATTAGCTGTACTTGTACTAGGGTTCCTGTAATAGATGGACACACAGAATCTGTGTTTGTTGAAACGACAAAGGAGATTGATCCTGCAAGAGCAAAAGAGACTTACAATCAATGCAACAAAGATATTTCAGTTATAGGATTGCCTTCTGCTCCAAAAGATTACTATGCATTTCATGAAGATCCTACAAGACCTCAACCTAGAATGGAGAGAACTGTTGGTGATGGAATGACAACCACAATAGGAAGAGTTGAGAAAGAAGAGTTATTTGATAACGGTCTCAAATACATGCTCTTCTCACATAATAAAAAAATGGGTTCAGCAAAAGGTGCAGTGTTACTTGCAGAAATGTTATACAAAAAAGGCAAGATTTAG
- the cobD gene encoding threonine-phosphate decarboxylase CobD — protein sequence MKIRTKSSIIRHIPVIHGGRDPLKNSNPQILDFSSNINPLGIPPSVKKFLKKNLDTIQNYPDLGSSELILSIKKYTQLDKSNILVGNGAIELIYNFCFAFLSGKKVLIPIPTFQEYETAAKLNNSKISFFKTLDLSENINSFISKIPRNGCIFICNPNNPTGKLLPKKQMLKIIQKAQKYSSLVFVDECFIELVPESNESVISYIKKYDNLFVLRSLTKSFGFPGLRIGYAAASKQMVEILQKIKIPWSVNSLAQHAAKISLKNKSHLTKSKLVIKKESNYLKNKINKFYGFECCDSSTNFILIKTIHDSTELQKKLLKHKILIRDCKNFRGLNNHYFRIAVKSHKDNIKLVKALENFT from the coding sequence GTGAAAATAAGAACAAAATCTTCCATAATTAGACATATTCCAGTAATTCATGGAGGAAGGGACCCTTTGAAAAATTCCAATCCTCAAATATTGGATTTTAGTTCCAACATTAATCCACTTGGAATCCCTCCATCCGTAAAAAAATTCCTTAAAAAAAATCTTGACACTATTCAAAATTATCCTGATTTAGGCTCATCTGAACTAATTTTAAGTATAAAAAAATACACGCAATTAGATAAATCAAATATTCTTGTTGGAAATGGTGCAATTGAACTAATCTATAATTTCTGTTTTGCCTTTCTGTCTGGAAAAAAAGTATTGATTCCTATTCCTACTTTTCAAGAATATGAAACTGCAGCAAAACTCAACAACAGTAAAATTTCATTTTTTAAAACATTAGATTTGTCTGAAAATATTAATTCATTTATTTCAAAAATTCCAAGAAATGGTTGCATCTTTATTTGTAATCCTAATAATCCTACAGGAAAACTTTTGCCAAAAAAACAAATGCTAAAAATAATTCAAAAAGCACAAAAATATTCTTCTTTAGTATTTGTTGATGAATGCTTTATTGAACTAGTTCCTGAATCCAACGAATCAGTAATATCATATATAAAAAAATACGATAATCTATTTGTTTTACGTTCTTTGACTAAATCTTTTGGATTTCCTGGATTGAGAATAGGTTATGCAGCAGCATCAAAGCAAATGGTTGAAATTTTGCAGAAAATAAAAATCCCGTGGAGTGTAAATTCCCTAGCACAACATGCAGCAAAAATTTCTCTTAAAAACAAATCCCATCTCACAAAATCAAAATTAGTTATTAAAAAGGAATCAAACTATCTAAAAAATAAAATCAATAAATTTTATGGATTTGAATGTTGTGATTCTTCAACAAATTTTATTTTGATAAAAACAATTCATGATTCAACAGAATTACAAAAAAAATTACTCAAACATAAAATCCTTATTCGAGACTGTAAAAATTTTCGAGGATTAAACAATCATTATTTTCGTATTGCTGTGAAATCTCATAAGGATAACATAAAACTAGTAAAAGCATTGGAGAATTTCACATGA
- a CDS encoding cobyric acid synthase codes for MKSLMIQGTSSGAGKTTLVAALCRIFSDKGYSVAPFKSQNMSNFGYITPTFEISRAQAIQAIGARCKITPDLNPILLKPIGNYNSIVYLNGKRYKKMHAKDYYEKFVNTKGFNIASRSLKILQKNFDLVILEGAGSPAEINLQKFDIANMRIAEKAKASVLLVSDIDKGGSFASIVGTMALIEKKYQQLVKGFIFNKFRGDIDVLKPGFQKLRKFTTVPVVGTVPLISIDLPEEDSLHVKPKDITWNKKNLLKIDNELNRLAKTVKSNIDIKSIERMLK; via the coding sequence ATGAAATCATTAATGATTCAGGGAACATCTTCTGGTGCTGGAAAAACAACTCTGGTTGCAGCTCTTTGCAGAATTTTTTCAGATAAAGGATACAGTGTTGCTCCATTCAAATCCCAAAATATGTCAAATTTTGGATATATTACGCCTACATTTGAGATTTCCAGAGCACAAGCTATTCAAGCAATTGGTGCTCGTTGTAAAATCACTCCTGACTTAAATCCTATATTACTCAAGCCAATAGGAAATTACAATAGCATTGTATATCTAAATGGAAAGCGCTACAAAAAAATGCATGCAAAAGATTACTATGAAAAATTTGTAAACACCAAAGGATTCAACATTGCATCTAGATCTTTAAAAATATTGCAAAAAAATTTTGATTTAGTAATTTTAGAAGGTGCAGGATCGCCTGCTGAAATCAATTTACAAAAATTTGATATTGCAAACATGAGAATTGCGGAAAAAGCAAAAGCTTCAGTATTACTTGTTTCTGATATTGACAAGGGCGGTTCCTTTGCAAGTATTGTAGGAACTATGGCTCTAATTGAAAAAAAATATCAACAACTTGTCAAAGGTTTCATATTTAACAAATTTCGAGGGGATATTGATGTGTTAAAACCAGGATTTCAAAAACTCAGAAAATTTACAACTGTTCCCGTTGTTGGTACTGTCCCACTAATATCGATAGATTTACCTGAAGAGGATTCTCTTCATGTAAAACCTAAAGATATCACATGGAATAAGAAAAATCTTTTAAAAATTGATAATGAACTAAATCGATTAGCAAAAACTGTAAAATCAAATATTGATATCAAATCAATTGAGAGAATGCTAAAATGA
- a CDS encoding cobalamin biosynthesis protein, protein MILESIFIVGIAIFIDLTLGDPKNKYHPTVWMGQLIATLTPIAKNKNPTIEKTGGILIIIITSLIVISLLLILNVGISLISFDYISIIVSVIIGGLLLKTTIAIRGMEKHTHKVLESLDNDLDKARASLSMIVKRNTKNLDKNHIISGMLESISENTVDGITGPLFYFSIFGLPGAFVYRVINTADSMIGYKTDLFKNVGWFAATCDTLLNYVPSRLTGLTMIISAAILKNNWKESYKIMIRDGKKTESPNAGYPMAALAGALETKFEKINHYKLGDGEITLTKEHVYSAITMMKLTSILFFGIVTIPIISVLSLIGWWINA, encoded by the coding sequence ATGATTCTTGAATCTATTTTTATTGTTGGTATTGCAATTTTTATTGATTTAACATTAGGGGATCCAAAAAATAAATATCATCCTACTGTTTGGATGGGCCAATTAATTGCTACACTAACACCTATCGCAAAAAATAAAAATCCCACAATTGAAAAAACTGGAGGAATTTTAATCATAATTATTACTAGTCTGATTGTTATTTCATTACTTTTAATTTTAAATGTTGGAATATCTCTAATCTCTTTTGATTACATTTCAATTATAGTATCTGTAATTATTGGTGGATTATTACTAAAAACTACAATTGCTATTAGAGGAATGGAAAAGCATACCCATAAAGTTCTAGAATCCCTTGATAATGATCTAGATAAGGCTAGAGCAAGTCTGTCTATGATAGTTAAGAGAAATACTAAGAATCTGGATAAAAATCACATAATTTCAGGCATGTTGGAGAGTATTAGTGAAAATACTGTTGATGGAATAACCGGCCCTCTTTTCTATTTTTCAATTTTCGGTCTGCCTGGAGCATTTGTGTATAGAGTAATTAACACTGCAGATTCAATGATTGGATACAAAACAGATCTATTCAAAAATGTAGGGTGGTTTGCTGCAACTTGTGACACCCTTTTGAACTATGTTCCATCTAGACTTACAGGCTTGACTATGATTATTTCAGCTGCTATCTTAAAAAATAATTGGAAGGAATCGTACAAAATCATGATTCGTGATGGTAAAAAAACTGAAAGTCCAAATGCTGGATATCCTATGGCTGCATTGGCAGGAGCACTTGAAACAAAATTTGAAAAGATAAATCACTACAAGTTAGGTGATGGTGAAATTACATTAACAAAAGAACACGTGTACTCTGCAATAACAATGATGAAACTTACGTCAATTCTTTTCTTTGGAATAGTTACAATTCCAATAATTTCTGTTTTATCTCTAATCGGATGGTGGATTAATGCTTAA
- the cobS gene encoding adenosylcobinamide-GDP ribazoletransferase, giving the protein MLKEIGSVFSFLTIFPSSNTTLENIAKYMYLFPIVGVAIGFLVGSFGFGLSLFLDPLLVSLLVVAFIAIVTGIHHADGLADFADGLMVKGSKDKKLKAMKDLSTGSAGIVGIVLYLIGLVITVSLTSGFDLFKAILISEILAKFSMVLLASLGNSASLGSNSPFVDVMKDKKKLTAAFIIMLIPVIAIGETTGLVMLGVTVTLTIFLLALSTRSFGGITGDVLGATNELTRLASLMVFVSI; this is encoded by the coding sequence ATGCTTAAAGAAATCGGTTCTGTTTTTTCATTTCTTACAATATTTCCATCTTCCAATACAACTCTAGAAAATATTGCAAAATACATGTATCTTTTTCCTATAGTTGGAGTTGCGATTGGATTTTTAGTTGGTTCTTTTGGATTTGGGTTATCTTTATTTTTAGATCCATTATTAGTTAGTTTGTTAGTTGTAGCTTTTATTGCAATCGTAACTGGAATTCATCATGCAGATGGTTTGGCTGATTTTGCTGATGGATTAATGGTCAAAGGTAGTAAAGATAAAAAGCTAAAAGCGATGAAAGATCTTTCAACTGGTTCTGCAGGAATTGTTGGAATAGTGTTATATCTAATTGGATTGGTGATTACAGTTTCACTTACAAGTGGATTTGATTTGTTTAAAGCAATTTTGATTAGTGAAATTCTAGCAAAATTCTCAATGGTATTGTTGGCCAGTCTTGGAAATTCAGCCTCCTTAGGCTCAAATTCGCCTTTTGTAGACGTGATGAAAGATAAGAAAAAACTCACTGCCGCATTCATAATCATGCTAATTCCTGTCATCGCTATTGGTGAAACAACTGGATTAGTAATGCTCGGCGTAACTGTAACTCTTACTATTTTTCTTTTAGCGCTATCCACTCGTAGTTTTGGTGGAATTACTGGTGACGTGCTTGGCGCTACAAATGAACTTACAAGATTAGCTTCATTGATGGTGTTTGTATCAATATGA
- a CDS encoding NTP transferase domain-containing protein, whose protein sequence is MIGIVMAGGKGTRMNLDDEKLLLKYKKPIILHVIDSLNNSNIFSKILAITSSNSPKTKKLLQKNNIEIFDTPGIGYVEDLNLVLKAIDDQVLVTSGDLPLLDEEIIKKIVNQYDSQKTWTSILVTKKFLSSLGLESDCPVNFSDQVCHYTGISLVNSKRITSLETIDENYIIFDDKRLAFNLNSKQDYDLLSTT, encoded by the coding sequence ATGATTGGAATTGTGATGGCTGGTGGTAAAGGTACTCGTATGAATTTAGATGACGAAAAATTATTGCTCAAATACAAAAAACCAATCATACTTCACGTAATTGATTCGTTAAACAATTCCAATATTTTTTCAAAAATTCTAGCAATTACAAGTTCTAATTCTCCTAAAACAAAAAAACTACTTCAAAAAAATAATATTGAAATCTTTGACACTCCTGGAATTGGTTATGTTGAAGATCTAAATTTAGTACTAAAGGCCATAGATGATCAAGTTTTAGTTACTTCTGGTGATTTACCTTTATTGGATGAAGAAATAATCAAAAAAATTGTAAACCAATATGATTCTCAAAAAACATGGACTAGCATCCTTGTAACTAAAAAATTCCTTTCTTCACTTGGACTTGAATCTGATTGTCCAGTAAATTTTTCTGATCAAGTATGCCATTATACTGGGATTTCATTAGTAAATTCAAAAAGAATTACATCGCTTGAAACTATAGATGAAAATTATATCATATTTGATGATAAGAGACTTGCATTTAATCTAAATTCTAAACAGGATTATGATTTACTCAGCACTACCTGA